The nucleotide window GCTTAGTAGTGGCTTAACTGATAGTGGAGTTGTAGTGAGAAATCGGAAAGTAGCAGTATGAATAAAGAAACACGATTTGAGTACGTGACTAATGCGTCAGCGTTGCCATTTCTCTgaacataaaatttttcttatgaaaatattatttaaagtaattttttcccTAAAAATGCATTGTGTTCATaaaatttcagcattttttaacattaaataagCCTACAGTTCCTACTATTCTAATTGGTTTTTCTTTACAATGCTAAAATGCAGTTTTCAGATTCTCCCATTTTGGCATTTTCGTAACGAATCATAAATGTCAAACTTTCGTTCGTTTCTCCCGCTGCGTCTTTAGCGACAGTTGTGCATaaagtacaaaattttatacagaAAATCTTGCACAAATTATAATTTGGCAAGAAAAACGTAAATTCTACCATTAAAAATCGGTTGTTGTATTTCAGCCGATTGAGATGTTGTCTGAGGAAGAGGCGGCAATGGACTACGATGAGTTGACATTGAATCCATTGCTGGCAGAAATTGAGGCCGAAACTGATTTGGAATCGAAAAAAGAGAAACAACGCCGCTATTGGACGCCGAAGGAAGAGCAGCGTTTCTTTGAGATTTGGGGACGTGATAATTGGCGTTTAACACGTCACGGAAAGAATACAATTTTCTTTGCACAATGGGCTGTTGAGTTGAAGGAGCGCTTTGATATAGAAGTGAAACCCGAGGAAATACAAGCGAAAGTAAACCAGACGCGCGCGAAGTTTAGGTAAGCGTTGGCCGGTTAAATCAAGTTCCATTGCTTAATGTTAATATCTATGTTAAACTTATTACAGACAGGTTAAGAAGCAGATAGCTGCTGACAAAAATGCTGCGCGTTGGAAAAAGTTTGCCATTATCGATAAAATTCTTAAGAATCAATATCGCCCTAAAGACGCAGAACCTGTACCGAAAGAGGCATTGGAGAATAATCGTGACATCGATTTAAGCGAAGTACCGTCGCCGCCCTCGCCACCACGTTCAGGACGACAGTCTTCACCCAATAGTATTACATCGAGTTCCAACACGCAAGAAGCAACTAATAATGCTACGACTACGGATAATAACAACACTTCGGTATCATTGGATGTACCGGCTAGCACTGAAGACATAGACATCAAGGTATGTAGACAGTTTTTTGGTgtcgatacatacatacacttatatatattttcacttctATGCAGAGTGAATTTCTTACTGACTCCAGCATCACGACTTCGCTGTTTAATGCGAGCACTGAGCTCTTCAGCGATCCAATCGACGAGGTTAAGGCCGAATACTCTAGCGATTTTCACAATTTTGGCAACTATCCACAGCCAAATCATTTTGAAACACAGCCACCAACTcaagatgatgatgatgaggagCCACAGCTGCACACTTTACAAACACCACAACAATTATTAGAAGAACAAaagcagaaacaacaacaactacagcaacagcaacagcagcagcaataccAGCAGTATCCGCCAGCATCATCAACGGCGCCACCCCCTGACACCACAACAGCCACCAATACGCAACTACTGCAAACTGGTTATGATCATAGTAACACATATGCCAATCAAAACCATTATGCGGCAACACCTACACCAACACCAACGACAGCTACATCATCTACCGCTAATCCATCATATAATAGTCAATACGCCGGTAGTAATAATAACGCTACCAATAGTAGAACTAGTGGTGGTGCCGCACCAATGCAACCACCAACGTCGGGCCTGGGTCGCGGTGCTCCCGGTCAACCGCGTCGACGGCGCACATCGCACGCCAATAACGCGCTAGCAGCTGCACAGCCTGGCGCCGAATCGTTAGAATCTATGTACCTAAATGAGGTGCGTAAAAAGAATATTCTACTTGCGGAGCAGTTGGAAATCGCACGCAAGCGTATGCAATTGGAGGAGCGTAAAGTGAATCTGTTGGAACGTTTCTTTCCACAATGTTTGGAGATGCAGGAGCAAATACTTGGGAAACTCAATAGCAATACTTAAGGCGGTGTGAACGTGACATTGTAAGGTATTATGTGAAGTGGAAATGCATGTGGaagtttttcaaataagttaAAGAATAAGTGGAAATtgcagcaaataataaaaatgtgttttagttCAAGTAATTCAACGAGAAATTCATCAGAATTTTGCATAAAATcatgtgaaaattgaattttaaacagCGCTACGTCGAAACGGTGAATGTGAGTGTTGTAAAAAGTGGGACTCCCGCATTttgctaaattaattaaaaaagtaattatttctaAGATGCTACTTCTAATTTGGCCATGCAAAATACAGTTTAATTTGTTTCTAATTGTAAtcttctcttttttcttttccacAAGTCTTGTCGTGAAGTGCAAAAATTGTGTCGGTACCAGTAATTCTtagtctttttttaaatatatatatatactatattatacaAAGTATTTAAACAAGCTATGTTTGTGTTAGTTTGTAgaaacaattacaattatattaaagtaaaagtaACATTGCTCCACaatacagaaattttaaaaatgattttaaaatattttatcactACAACAATTAATCGAATTCGGCTTAAAGGCGAGTGCATAAGTGTTTGAAAATCATAAGAAGTGAACAAAAAATCATAATAGGTTCAAACTCAATTGACAAGgaagctaaataaaaaaattgaaaagaaaaataatttacggacGATTTAAGGTCGAGAAGAGAAAGGAGGCTTGAATTATTCACCAAAATTTTGAGATTATGTGAAAAAGGTGTAAATAACTCATTTTCTATAGCATATTTTTTCGTAGGTTTGTCGGAAATCGAAACAAATCGTTTTCAATCCTTAAACCCGGTaaatcatttttcttttaatccTTCAAAAATCAATTACCTTggtctataaatattttagaaaaacaatCAACAGTGTGCTATTTAAACAAGATTTTAACACCactgtttgtatatttttagttacccgttacaattttaaaacataattttcacCGAAGAGATAAAAAGCGCAACTATGGAAagttaattaactaattaatcGCCACTAAGCATAgatcaaaataatgtaaaataattcacattcaaaaaatCCCCCAACAAcaagtttagtaaaaaaaaaaacaaaaactaaactataTACCTAGAAACATACTATATGACTAGGATTGAAAAGTTGCAAGCTCAAATACGAACAAAATCGTAGAGTTGTTTACCGAGCAAAGAAAGCGGCATGGAACTGCTTATGTActagaagaaaatgaaaaattgacgCATGCACATGTCTGTCAATTTGTATGGTAATTGTGCGTAATAGATAGTTGATAAGACCAGTTAATAAACATGATTTCTCATTTGTAAAACcacgaaaataaaacaaagcaaaaattaaataaagttaaatgatttttaatggtATGAATAagtctatatttattttataaaattggtgGAAAATTTCTGGTGTTTtcatgtcagaacactgcactccggactaagacaggatgcctcttgaaGTCTTCCATCGAACGCCTGCACAGTAAAGCACTTATGCTCACAGTTTAAGAGCATAATGAAAACCTCTCCAAAACGTTTCTGCTGAGGtactttcgcagaaatcatccctgcagtcaccgcctcctaggagcatcatgaggtccttcctcaactacgtcgacgacataaaaTAATGCGCCGACCAGACTttggacgcaacaaacttcaggcatgcactgaccgccattcacagtggagccattaacaccttaaCCGACTTCGACTCAGTGAATAGGGTATGTGGAGTCAaacagacgaagagctcgagttgccgcgagaatcgagagCGACCCTCGCGCAGCTTCGTTCCGGATACTGTTGCAGGTTAAACTCGTACTTACCCAGAATAGACCATgacatatcaaacatatgtctagcgtgcaatgagtccccTCATGACACTTAccatctctttgcatgccctcCTAACCCTACACAACAGACACCCTTTTCTTTTTGGTCCGAACCCggcgaaacagcacgtttcctgggcctaagCTCGCAAACCCTGGTCAATAACCAGAACTTGTGTGACTGTGGGAATTAAAGCTTGATATTCTCTGAAGTTCGAATCACATAATTTTTGAATCAGTATCCATTTTCTTAttgcttaccgatccaaacaggGTGAGATTACCGAATAGCAGCTCTTGGTCATACGAAATCTGTATCAATTCCGATTACATGGAACCGGCTATTGCCGTCCTTTGGAAGTAAGTCACATCTTATAGGTCTACTAAGTTTGGTTATCTCTTTACCATACTTTCTACTCAGTCGTTTAACGATCCATAAAGTACTATGGGTCGGAACAGAAACTCCAGAATTAAGCCAAACtaattacatatgtttatgctCCAATTAAATACACTCTTGACCCAAAAGGAATGCGAAGCGATTCGATACGTCACGAAAAGTAGAAGAGGTTAAAATTTCACTCATAGCACCATACATTGTAGTTTGATTGATAGCATGAATGTGATACAAAAAGAATTTAAgcgtaataataaaaattcttaatattattttcaatccACGCCTCTAATACAAAGTAAAGTCATAAACAATTGGTACACACTCGTATTTATGAAGCAAAGCGTCATCGGAGTGATGTGCATAAGAAATTCCAGCGTACCTTTGAACAAGCGTTCAAATCAGAAAGACAAGCAAGTGTCTACAAGATAAGCGTGTAGATGATAGGGCCAAGAGTTTCACATGCCTACTCAAATAGTCTCCGCTTTTGTGAGCGCTATCTCTTGTCGCTGTGATATGGGTGAGCTACAATTTCTAATTATTTGAAGAGACCAATGAAATGTCAAAGTGTCATGCTGTTTGAAATCTATGAGTCCATAGCGTAATGGATTATCGAAGGGCATATTGGGTTAATGTATTTTTCACAGCTtgataataattgaaaaatatcacaaataaataaagtgaaaatatgcAAGGAGATGTAGAGATCAAGTTCAATGATCGGATCAATGATACCGATAATGAGTAATCTAATAACTacttacaaaattttctttagaCTTCAAACCACTTAAGCTCTTACTATTTGGAACTCTGGATATCATAGACTTTTGGACGCATTGTATAGATATTATACTCTACAATGACAGTGTAAAGCTGTAGGCAACGACAGTCGAGTCTAAGTAACATGAGCGAagccatattttttttagacCAAAAACGTACTTATAGTAGGAtttcttcaaattatttcaTGGATGTTTTCTGGCTCTACTACTACAATCGTAACATGGTTGTTTAGGTTGCTCCCTCCAGAAAACAAGCGAAACAGTGAGAAGACTTCTCGATGcttactactatgagcaaaaaatagcaagactttgttcataattttaaaacccTTAATTTATCCTTCAAAATCTATGCCGTCcacctcaaagtaatccctcttGGCTCCAACACACTTGTGAGAATGTTTTTTCTaattctcgaaacagttgttaaagtcaatttctggaatagccttcaatgcacGTAGCGATTCACgattaatgtcttcaattgactcaaaacgattTCCCCTGAGTGGTTGCTTGAGTTTGTttaacagccagaagtcgcaaggagctaaatcaggcgaatacgataGTTGCGACCCGATAttggttaaaatttttacaaaatactgacgaagaatcaatgcagaaTGAGACGGTGTATTATCGTGTTGCAAAAACTAAGAGTTTTCGGCCAATATTCCGGCttctttttacgaataacttTGCGTACGACGTACGACgtaaataatttgtaccaaacCAAAACACTGGGACcgaaataaaatcaaacttttatccggccaaggactgtcaacttggTTGGATTCCTCCAGGGATGCTTTCTGCTGTTACTACTACAGAAATAGCATGGGTTCCCTTCAGAAAACAAGCGAGAAGTCTTTGCACCAATGTTCGACGTTGTCTAAATGCAATCCGCGGTAGTTTTTGTGACAGTCGACGAAACAACGATCTACTGATGGCACCAGAAGCCAAGGAATAGTCGACTTTATGCGACGAATCTGCTTTGAAGACGATTTTTCGATTATTAACAGTATTAGTTTAGCAAAAACCTTTCCGTAAAATAGGGATAAGGTCATACaaagtgtaaaaaaatagtCTCAATACCAGAAAACTCAAAGCGTTTCTTAAATATATCACCTTAGCTGAAATAAATCTTTATAtgacaaaagaagaaaaagaagtatctgatattttttttaaatacattgcaCTTATAGTCATACAAAATACTCAAGGAAACAATTAGCTTCTCGTAAtgcagaaaaacaacaataacaatcataATAAATCCGGCAGACATCTGCACACAAATAAGCCAAGCTCAATTGAAGTCTTAAAGTGCTAAAGTAAACAGAGTCAGTAAGCTTAATTTCAAGTTCACGACGTCAAGTTCggcatataaaaatgttaatcagatgtgaaataattaatactacttatttttatatattttaacgtTCCATATTCTATACCATTTTGGCGAAGTTCGTGAGGGTACATAAAGCAACTTGTGAGTATAACTTAATTATATCTTAAGTACTTCTTAAGTTTTGATTGTCTTCATTATTGTCAgacaatatttaattatgtcATTATCATAAACAAATATTCGAAAGAcccttgaagaaaataattatttcgaccaatattttatattagaagTGGTCTCTACTAATTAagaaaagttattaattaatttagtctTTCTAGCTCTTCAATTTTGCAATCTTTTAGTAGATTAGATAAAGGTATAAGAGTGAGACTTAGGTTGTGGTCCTTCAATACAAAGTAAAATGTTCTCATAAATGGCAGGGGTTGGCTTTCGTCAAAGCTCCATAATCGTTGGCAGTCaccacaaatgaaaaaaaaacgagtTTTGCTAAAAATGGAGGTCATGATTTGCAAATGATGATTGGAAGACGAAGAAGATTGTTGTCATAGTTTTTCATCTTGACAACTATCGGCTTCATTTAGAAAATCGGTTAAAAACTAGTTATTTGGAAAACTGTGAATGGAATGTTTTGTCTCAGCCCTCTTATAGGCCAGACATTGTTCCATTTAACAACCATTTGTTCCGGTAAAACGGTTCACATTAGGACAGGGTATCAAAAATTGGCTTAATGTATTCTGCGTTGGCTGTCGAGCCGGAAATACCATTCACATCCCATTGATCTTAAGATCCCactcattattggataatattcccCGAATAGCCCACGCCCAGCACGTAgagaagaaaataaagcagtcgtagctgagagtgcACACGAAGACCGCAgatagtcgattcggcgccgttcgtagCAACTCTGACTGACCTATGGAATGGCTTGGCGCAATTTACGTAgagatcttatattaaaagtatacaaaacatagcttgtgcaaaaactgaagccgcccAACATTTCccagcgacatcgcttcgctctatgggctcttgttccaagaatatccgacgttttcgagccaaatttatTCAGCGagccattt belongs to Bactrocera dorsalis isolate Fly_Bdor chromosome 1, ASM2337382v1, whole genome shotgun sequence and includes:
- the LOC105225336 gene encoding probable serine/threonine-protein kinase samkC is translated as MLSEEEAAMDYDELTLNPLLAEIEAETDLESKKEKQRRYWTPKEEQRFFEIWGRDNWRLTRHGKNTIFFAQWAVELKERFDIEVKPEEIQAKVNQTRAKFRQVKKQIAADKNAARWKKFAIIDKILKNQYRPKDAEPVPKEALENNRDIDLSEVPSPPSPPRSGRQSSPNSITSSSNTQEATNNATTTDNNNTSVSLDVPASTEDIDIKSEFLTDSSITTSLFNASTELFSDPIDEVKAEYSSDFHNFGNYPQPNHFETQPPTQDDDDEEPQLHTLQTPQQLLEEQKQKQQQLQQQQQQQQYQQYPPASSTAPPPDTTTATNTQLLQTGYDHSNTYANQNHYAATPTPTPTTATSSTANPSYNSQYAGSNNNATNSRTSGGAAPMQPPTSGLGRGAPGQPRRRRTSHANNALAAAQPGAESLESMYLNEVRKKNILLAEQLEIARKRMQLEERKVNLLERFFPQCLEMQEQILGKLNSNT